Part of the Luteolibacter rhizosphaerae genome, CCTTCATGAAGGGATTCAGCGAGGTCATCGGATCCTGGAAGATCATCGAGATCCGCTTCCCGCGGATCTTCCGCAGCTGCTTTTCGCTCGCCTTCAGCAGATCCACCCCGTCGAAGATCGCCGAGCCCGCCTCGATCCGGCCCGGAGGCTGCGGGATCAGTCCCAGCAGCGAGTAGCAGGTCACCGACTTGCCCGAGCCCGACTCGCCTACGATTCCCAGCGTCTCACCGGCTTCGACCGAAAAGGAAACATCCTCCACCGCATGGACGACGCCGTTGCGGGTGTGGAAGCGGGTGGTGAGGTTGCGGACGTCGAGAAGCGGCATGGTGCTGGCAGATTCAAAACAAGGAGCGTCAGGATGACACGGATTTTTCTCTGCGAAGCGAATGGAGTGCCAAGCACCGGAATCGCGGTCGCGCCCGCTTACTTCTTCTTCCGTCCGTGAGGCTTGCTGGCAGGCTTTTTGGCAGCGGGCTTCTTACCGGCAGGCTTCTTACCGGCAGGCTTTCCGGAGTGTTTTTGCGCGGCGGGTTTCCCCGCGGGTTTTTTCCCGGGTCGGCCGCTGGAGGCCGAACGCTCTTCCCACTCCCGCCGGTCGCGCGATCTCACGGAGAACACGATCGGCACGCCGGCCACCGGATTGAATTCCCGCAGGCGGTTCGAGAGATACTGCTCGTAGCTCGCGGGCATCAGGCTCTTGTCGTTCACGAAGAGCACGAAGGTCGGCACCGGGATGGTGCCATACTTCTCGTCCACCGCGGCGGTGCCGTAGTAGAGCTTCAGGCGCTTGGCCGAACGCTTGTCGGTCGGCGGCGGATTGATCTGGAAGGCCTCTTGCAGCATCCGGTTCAGCTTGCCGGTGCTCGGCACCTTCTTCGCCCCCTTCTGAATCTTGAGCACTTCCTTCAGCACGGTTTCCACCGCCTGCCCGTTCTTCGCGGAGACGGTCAGGAAGGGCGCGTAGGAGAGGAAGAAGAGCTCGCGCTTCACATGCTCCTGCGCCTCTTCCTTGCGGGCCTTCATCGGCGCGCCCGGGTGATAGAGGTCGAATTTGTTCAGCACGATCAGGCAGGGCTTCTTCTCCTCCATGATCATCTGCGCGATCTTGCGGTCTTGGGAAGAAATGCCGGCAGCGAGGTCGATCACCAGCACGCACAGGTCCGCACGGCGCACCGAGCGCTCGGTCCGCATCGCGGAAAAAACTTCCACGGAGCTATCCCGCTTCGAGCGCGGGCGTAGGCCGGCGGTGTCGATCAGGGTGAAGCGCTCGCCCGCGTAGTCGCAGGGCAGGTCGATCGCATCCCGCGTGGTGCCCGCGATGTCCGAGACAATCGTGCGCTGGTCCTGCAGGATTGCATTCACCAGCGAGGACTTGCCTGCGTTCGGCTTGCCCACGATCGCCAGCTTGATGCCCGC contains:
- the der gene encoding ribosome biogenesis GTPase Der, which codes for MPTVAIVGRPNVGKSALFNRLAKRKIAIVHDQPGVTRDRISAPCMATAIPCTIIDTGGIGATLDDGFAAQVTLEADIAMQTADLILFIVDAHEGLTPIDQDLGAKLRKAKPPVMLVANKVDDDKHIRGADEFARLGFGAAIGVSAEHGRGMSTLTAAIDEILKPLAGEIEEAVAAAEEAGIKLAIVGKPNAGKSSLVNAILQDQRTIVSDIAGTTRDAIDLPCDYAGERFTLIDTAGLRPRSKRDSSVEVFSAMRTERSVRRADLCVLVIDLAAGISSQDRKIAQMIMEEKKPCLIVLNKFDLYHPGAPMKARKEEAQEHVKRELFFLSYAPFLTVSAKNGQAVETVLKEVLKIQKGAKKVPSTGKLNRMLQEAFQINPPPTDKRSAKRLKLYYGTAAVDEKYGTIPVPTFVLFVNDKSLMPASYEQYLSNRLREFNPVAGVPIVFSVRSRDRREWEERSASSGRPGKKPAGKPAAQKHSGKPAGKKPAGKKPAAKKPASKPHGRKKK